Proteins from one Syngnathus scovelli strain Florida chromosome 17, RoL_Ssco_1.2, whole genome shotgun sequence genomic window:
- the hhatla gene encoding hedgehog acyltransferase like, a isoform X2 — translation MGIKAGLPRYELYLYIAVLSGALAWAASWIVEASSENVSRKTFKESVKPGWYYFGRKMDVADFEWVMWFSTFRNHILFALSGHVIFAKIFTLLAPKHRSLIFCVYGALAVLVTMGWTFMALVLSDCMVLYSVARVKSKWMCFVAGLATLASIKLEPYNSWQETLVTGSFDLQDVLFYGGCGFTIMRCMSFALENCEKKDGNYTFGDLLKYNFYLPFFFFGPVMTFDKYHAQATNTKLSRKEREMWNITTKAVLHLALILTVDAFFHYLYILTIPTDITLVTQLSDWCLAGLAYFNLVYDWLKAAVMFGVINTVATLDHLDPPQPPKCITMLYVFAETHFDRGINDWLCKYVYDYIGGDHDQILKEFLATVSTFAITTLWLGPCEVVYIWSFFNCFGLNFELWVAKFCSIPPFSTMEGLMGAAMSRRIRGLFNAANFWAIILYNVLSLNSLGFAKLVGRRLIFKGFPLSTLSVLLVTYCGVQLVKEHERQQALAEDAQPVKPLDANKEKAE, via the exons ATGGGGATCAAGGCTGGCCTCCCCAGATATGAGCTGTATCTCTACATTGCTGTGCTCTCCGGGGCCTTGGCGTGGGCTGCCAGTTGGATAGTGGAGGCTTCAAGCG AGAATGTGAGCAGAAAGACATTCAAAGAAAGTGTCAAACCAGGATGGTATTACTTTGGCAGGAAAATG GATGTTGCAGACTTTGAATGGGTGATGTGGTTCTCCACGTTCCGCAATCACATTCTTTTTGCGCTCAGTGGCCATGTGATTTTTGCCAAAATCTTCACCTTGCTGGCGCCAAag CACAGATCGTTGATCTTCTGCGTGTACGGCGCTTTGGCCGTCCTGGTCACCATGGGCTGGACTTTCATGGCTTTGGTTCTGTCTGACTGCATGGTACTGTACAGCGTGGCTAGGGTCAAGAGCAAGTGGATGTGCTTTGTCGCTGGCCTGGCCACACTGGCCTCAATCAAGCTGGAGCCTTATAACTCTTGGCAG GAAACCTTGGTGACGGGTTCTTTCGACCTGCAAGACGTCCTTTTTTACGGAGGTTGCGGCTTCACCATCATGCGTTGTATGAGCTTTGCTTTGGAGAATTGTGAGAAGAAAGACGGCAACTACACTTTTGGTGATTTGCTGAAATACAACTTCTAcctccccttcttcttcttcggaCCTGTTATGACCTTTGACAAGTATCACGCCCAG GCCACCAACACCAAGCTGAGCCGCAAAGAGAGGGAGATGTGGAACATTACCACCAAGGCCGTGTTGCACCTGGCACTGATCCTGACGGTCGATGctttcttccactatctgtacaTCTTGACAATCCCCACTGACATCACGTTGGTAACGCAACTTTCTGACTGGTGTCTAG CTGGTCTGGCGTACTTCAACCTGGTGTACGACTGGTTAAAAGCAGCTGTGATGTTTGGAGTTATTAACACAGTGGCAACATTGGACCACTTAGACCCCCCTCAGCCTCCAAAGTGTATCACAATGCTATACGTCTTTGCCGAGAC gcactTTGACAGAGGCATCAATGACTGGCTTTGCAA GTATGTTTATGACTACATCGGTGGAGATCACGATCAAATCTTGAAGGAGTTCCTGGCCACCGTGAGCACCTTTGCCATTACCACCCTCTGGCTGGGCCCTTGCGAAGTGGTTTATATCTGGTCCTTTTTTAACTGCTTCGGCCTCAACTTTGAGCTTTGGGTGGCCAAGTTCTGCTCTATTCCGCCATTTTCTACCATGGAG GGTTTAATGGGTGCAGCCATGTCACGCAGGATCCGCGGTCTGTTCAATGCTGCCAATTTCTGGGCTATCATCCTCTACAACGTTCTTTCCTTGAACAGTTTGGGCTTTGCCAAACTGGTTGGAAGAAGACTGATTTTTAAAG GCTTTCCCCTGTCTACGCTATCTGTGCTATTGGTGACCTACTGCGGTGTACAGCTGGTCAAAGAGCATGAAAGACAGCAAGCCCTGGCGGAGGATGCGCAACCAGTCAAGCCACTAGATGCCAACAAAGAAAAGGcagaataa
- the hhatla gene encoding hedgehog acyltransferase like, a isoform X1 — protein MGIKAGLPRYELYLYIAVLSGALAWAASWIVEASSENVSRKTFKESVKPGWYYFGRKMDVADFEWVMWFSTFRNHILFALSGHVIFAKIFTLLAPKIGIDGCKHRSLIFCVYGALAVLVTMGWTFMALVLSDCMVLYSVARVKSKWMCFVAGLATLASIKLEPYNSWQETLVTGSFDLQDVLFYGGCGFTIMRCMSFALENCEKKDGNYTFGDLLKYNFYLPFFFFGPVMTFDKYHAQATNTKLSRKEREMWNITTKAVLHLALILTVDAFFHYLYILTIPTDITLVTQLSDWCLAGLAYFNLVYDWLKAAVMFGVINTVATLDHLDPPQPPKCITMLYVFAETHFDRGINDWLCKYVYDYIGGDHDQILKEFLATVSTFAITTLWLGPCEVVYIWSFFNCFGLNFELWVAKFCSIPPFSTMEGLMGAAMSRRIRGLFNAANFWAIILYNVLSLNSLGFAKLVGRRLIFKGFPLSTLSVLLVTYCGVQLVKEHERQQALAEDAQPVKPLDANKEKAE, from the exons ATGGGGATCAAGGCTGGCCTCCCCAGATATGAGCTGTATCTCTACATTGCTGTGCTCTCCGGGGCCTTGGCGTGGGCTGCCAGTTGGATAGTGGAGGCTTCAAGCG AGAATGTGAGCAGAAAGACATTCAAAGAAAGTGTCAAACCAGGATGGTATTACTTTGGCAGGAAAATG GATGTTGCAGACTTTGAATGGGTGATGTGGTTCTCCACGTTCCGCAATCACATTCTTTTTGCGCTCAGTGGCCATGTGATTTTTGCCAAAATCTTCACCTTGCTGGCGCCAAag ATTGGTATAGATGGATGTAAG CACAGATCGTTGATCTTCTGCGTGTACGGCGCTTTGGCCGTCCTGGTCACCATGGGCTGGACTTTCATGGCTTTGGTTCTGTCTGACTGCATGGTACTGTACAGCGTGGCTAGGGTCAAGAGCAAGTGGATGTGCTTTGTCGCTGGCCTGGCCACACTGGCCTCAATCAAGCTGGAGCCTTATAACTCTTGGCAG GAAACCTTGGTGACGGGTTCTTTCGACCTGCAAGACGTCCTTTTTTACGGAGGTTGCGGCTTCACCATCATGCGTTGTATGAGCTTTGCTTTGGAGAATTGTGAGAAGAAAGACGGCAACTACACTTTTGGTGATTTGCTGAAATACAACTTCTAcctccccttcttcttcttcggaCCTGTTATGACCTTTGACAAGTATCACGCCCAG GCCACCAACACCAAGCTGAGCCGCAAAGAGAGGGAGATGTGGAACATTACCACCAAGGCCGTGTTGCACCTGGCACTGATCCTGACGGTCGATGctttcttccactatctgtacaTCTTGACAATCCCCACTGACATCACGTTGGTAACGCAACTTTCTGACTGGTGTCTAG CTGGTCTGGCGTACTTCAACCTGGTGTACGACTGGTTAAAAGCAGCTGTGATGTTTGGAGTTATTAACACAGTGGCAACATTGGACCACTTAGACCCCCCTCAGCCTCCAAAGTGTATCACAATGCTATACGTCTTTGCCGAGAC gcactTTGACAGAGGCATCAATGACTGGCTTTGCAA GTATGTTTATGACTACATCGGTGGAGATCACGATCAAATCTTGAAGGAGTTCCTGGCCACCGTGAGCACCTTTGCCATTACCACCCTCTGGCTGGGCCCTTGCGAAGTGGTTTATATCTGGTCCTTTTTTAACTGCTTCGGCCTCAACTTTGAGCTTTGGGTGGCCAAGTTCTGCTCTATTCCGCCATTTTCTACCATGGAG GGTTTAATGGGTGCAGCCATGTCACGCAGGATCCGCGGTCTGTTCAATGCTGCCAATTTCTGGGCTATCATCCTCTACAACGTTCTTTCCTTGAACAGTTTGGGCTTTGCCAAACTGGTTGGAAGAAGACTGATTTTTAAAG GCTTTCCCCTGTCTACGCTATCTGTGCTATTGGTGACCTACTGCGGTGTACAGCTGGTCAAAGAGCATGAAAGACAGCAAGCCCTGGCGGAGGATGCGCAACCAGTCAAGCCACTAGATGCCAACAAAGAAAAGGcagaataa
- the LOC125984847 gene encoding CTD small phosphatase-like protein isoform X2 — MDHMSIITQVSNPKEEEIISLNQEKASQSNSSLKKQRSRSIFSTFFCCFRNYNVEAPATNSNAATLPPPPPEENGSPPKPPAKYLLPEVKISDYGKKCVVIDLDETLVHSSFKPISNADFIVPVEIDGTVHQVYVLKRPHVDEFLQKMGELFECVLFTASLAKYADPVADLLDQWGVFRARLFRESCVFHRGNYVKDLSRLGRELGNVIIVDNSPASYIFHPENAVPVQSWFDDMNDTELLDLLPVFEGLSKEEEVYGALQDLRGR; from the exons ATGGACCACATGTCCATAATAACCCAAGTTTCCAATCCGAAGGAAGAGGAAATAATATCCCTCAACCAGGAAAAAG CATCCCAGTCCAACAGCAGCCTAAAGAAACAGAGGAGCCGGAGCATCTTCAGCACATTCTTCTGCTGCTTCCGCAACTACAATGTGGAAGCGCCAGCAACCAATAGCAATGCAGCGACCTTGCCGCCACCTCCACCTGAGGAGAACGGATCGCCCCCGAAG CcaccagccaaatacctcctacCAGAGGTTAAAATATCCGACTACGGTAAAAAGTGTGTTGTCATCGACTTGGATGAAACTCTGGTCCACAGCTCATTTAAG CCAATCAGCAACGCAGATTTTATTGTTCCCGTGGAGATCGATGGCACAGTTCATCAG GTGTATGTGCTGAAACGACCTCACGTGGACGAATTTCTGCAAAAGATGGGAGAGCTCTTTGAGTGTGTGCTCTTCACAGCCAGTCTGGCAAAG TATGCAGACCCCGTGGCAGACCTGCTGGACCAGTGGGGCGTGTTCAGAGCGCGACTCTTCAGAGAGTCCTGTGTGTTCCACAGAGGCAACTACGTTAAGGACCTCAGCCGGCTTGGACGAGAGCTCGGCAACGTCATCATAGTTGACAACTCGCCTGCCTCTTACATTTTTCACCCAGAAAATGCT GTCCCAGTCCAGTCATGGTTTGACGACATGAATGACACGGAGCTGCTGGACCTGCTGCCTGTCTTTGAGGGACTGAGCAAAGAAGAGGAGGTTTACGGGGCCCTCCAGGATCTGAGAGGCAGGTAG
- the LOC125984847 gene encoding CTD small phosphatase-like protein isoform X1 — MDHMSIITQVSNPKEEEIISLNQEKASQSNSSLKKQRSRSIFSTFFCCFRNYNVEAPATNSNAATLPPPPPEENGSPPKCDQVEVLPVPSPPAKYLLPEVKISDYGKKCVVIDLDETLVHSSFKPISNADFIVPVEIDGTVHQVYVLKRPHVDEFLQKMGELFECVLFTASLAKYADPVADLLDQWGVFRARLFRESCVFHRGNYVKDLSRLGRELGNVIIVDNSPASYIFHPENAVPVQSWFDDMNDTELLDLLPVFEGLSKEEEVYGALQDLRGR; from the exons ATGGACCACATGTCCATAATAACCCAAGTTTCCAATCCGAAGGAAGAGGAAATAATATCCCTCAACCAGGAAAAAG CATCCCAGTCCAACAGCAGCCTAAAGAAACAGAGGAGCCGGAGCATCTTCAGCACATTCTTCTGCTGCTTCCGCAACTACAATGTGGAAGCGCCAGCAACCAATAGCAATGCAGCGACCTTGCCGCCACCTCCACCTGAGGAGAACGGATCGCCCCCGAAG TGTGACCAGGTCGAGGTCCTCCCTGTCCCTAGT CcaccagccaaatacctcctacCAGAGGTTAAAATATCCGACTACGGTAAAAAGTGTGTTGTCATCGACTTGGATGAAACTCTGGTCCACAGCTCATTTAAG CCAATCAGCAACGCAGATTTTATTGTTCCCGTGGAGATCGATGGCACAGTTCATCAG GTGTATGTGCTGAAACGACCTCACGTGGACGAATTTCTGCAAAAGATGGGAGAGCTCTTTGAGTGTGTGCTCTTCACAGCCAGTCTGGCAAAG TATGCAGACCCCGTGGCAGACCTGCTGGACCAGTGGGGCGTGTTCAGAGCGCGACTCTTCAGAGAGTCCTGTGTGTTCCACAGAGGCAACTACGTTAAGGACCTCAGCCGGCTTGGACGAGAGCTCGGCAACGTCATCATAGTTGACAACTCGCCTGCCTCTTACATTTTTCACCCAGAAAATGCT GTCCCAGTCCAGTCATGGTTTGACGACATGAATGACACGGAGCTGCTGGACCTGCTGCCTGTCTTTGAGGGACTGAGCAAAGAAGAGGAGGTTTACGGGGCCCTCCAGGATCTGAGAGGCAGGTAG
- the LOC125984820 gene encoding 1-phosphatidylinositol 4,5-bisphosphate phosphodiesterase delta-1 isoform X1 — MACLHKQPKLSTSQELLRRARDQEVIEKNIKLSGMDGATYIQFLRQGGDLLKVRSASWKKNRYFKLQDDCKTIWRESKRIFKRHRSFSIDNISDVRAGRHTEGLKKYTDQQVENCCFSIVFKDHHKNLDLVASSEDEAKQWVSSLQKLISSRNNLNQQQKTEHWIFSCLSKADKNKDNKLSVSEIKSFLRLINIDVDDDYADMIFEKCDKSKSGYLFGEEIKDFYDLLTYREEIDIIYQEYARSAGLMSSENLVEFMLKEQREMTTLDDAHKIIEKFEPDEKAKEKKVLTKDGFLIYLHHPDALILNPEHTEVYQDMSQPLNHYFISSSHNTYLLEDQLKGPSSTEAYVRALLKGCRCVELDCWDGSDDEPVIYHGYTLTSKILFKDAIKAIKEYAFETSKYPVILSLENHCSVEQQKVMARHLSSILGSALVTSPLGDAMPTKFPSPEELKGKFLIKAKRLNKLEATFAPDLADVEESDVTEEEESDDEDEPVEENKRKKLKLAKELSDMVIYCKSVHFNGFEDANLSFYEMSSFKEKKAFRLAEESANAYVNHNVDKLSRTYPAGSRTDSSNYNPVPLWNAGCQIVALNFQTSCEEMDLYQGKFFVNGKSGYILKPVYMRNGVTEFDPITLARGEWLKPKTLHVMVISAQQLPKVNQKRSSIVDPLVKVEVHGVPADVAVKETSAVDNNGFNPQWNENFQFGVRVPELALVRFLIQDHDSTSGNEFVAQYTLPLNSLKMGYRHVPLLDKTGHVIPAAALFVHIMVVDAE, encoded by the exons ATGGCGTGCCTGCATAAGCAACCTAAACTCAGCACATCCCAGGAATTATTGCGCCGCGCCAGAGATCAGGAGGTGATTGAAAAGAATATCAAGCTCTCAG GTATGGATGGAGCCACTTATATCCAGTTCCTCCGGCAGGGCGGAGATCTTCTCAAGGTCCGTTCCGCTTCCTGGAAGAAAAATCGCTACTTTAAACTCCAAGATGACTGTAAGACCATATGGCGGGAATCAAAAAGAATCTTCAAGAGGCACCGGTCAT TTTCCATTGACAACATCTCTGACGTGCGAGCGGGTCGTCACACGGAGGGATTGAAAAAGTACACAGACCAGCAGGTGGAGAATTGCTGCTTCTCCATCGTCTTCAAGGACCACCATAAGAACTTGGACCTCGTGGCCAGCAGTGAGGATGAGGCCAAACAATGGGTTAGCAGCCTTCAGAAACTCATCAGCAGCAGAAACAACCTCAACCAGCAGCAAAAGACAGAACA CTGGATCTTCAGCTGCTTGAGCAAAGCAGACAAGAACAAAGATAACAAGCTGAGTGTGTCAGAGATCAAGAGCTTCCTGCGTCTCATCAACATTGACGTGGATGACGACTATGCAGACATGATCTTTGAG AAATGTGACAAATCCAAGTCCGGATACCTGTTTGGGGAGGAGATCAAAGATTTCTACGACCTGCTGACCTACCGGGAAGAAATCGACATCATCTACCAGGAGTATGCCCGCTCGGCAGGCCTCATGAGTTCGGAGAACCTGGTGGAGTTCATGCTGAAGGAACAGAGAGAGATGACAACATTGGATGACGCACACAAGATTATTGAGAAGTTTGAGCCGGATGAAAAAG CCAAGGAGAAGAAGGTGTTGACCAAAGACGGCTTCCTCATATACCTGCACCATCCTGATGCCTTGATCCTCAATCCAGAGCACACGGAGGTGTACCAGGACATGAGCCAGCCTCTCAACCACTATTTCATCTCCTCGTCACACAATACCTACCTTCTGGAGGATCAACTCAAAGGACCAAGCAGTACCGAGGCCTACGTCAG GGCTCTGCTGAAGGGCTGCCGCTGTGTGGAGCTGGACTGCTGGGACGGATCAGACGACGAGCCGGTCATCTACCACGGCTACACGCTAACCTCAAAGATCCTCTTCAAAGATGCCATTAAAGCCATCAAGGAATACGCCTTTGAG ACATCGAAATACCCGGTGATCCTCTCCCTGGAGAACCACTGCAGTGTGGAGCAGCAGAAAGTCATGGCCCGGCACTTGAGCTCCATCTTGGGCAGCGCGCTGGTCACCTCTCCCCTCGGGGACGCCATGCCCACAAAGTTCCCATCTCCTGAG GAGCTCAAGGGCAAGTTCCTGATCAAAGCGAAAAGGTTAAACAAACTTGAGGCCACGTTTGCTCCAGACCTGGCGGATGTCGAGGAGTCTGACgtcacagaagaagaagaatcagACGATGAGGATGAACCGGTGGAGGAAAAT aaaagaaagaaactgaAGCTAGCAAAAGAGCTGTCCGACATGGTGATCTACTGCAAGAGTGTCCACTTCAATGGTTTTGAAGATGCCAACCTGAGCTTTTACGAGATGTCGTCCTTTAAGGAAAAAAAGGCCTTTCGACTTGCAGAAGAGTCAg CAAATGCCTACGTCAATCATAATGTGGACAAGCTGAGCCGCACCTACCCGGCCGGCTCCAGGACCGACTCCTCCAACTACAACCCGGTGCCTCTGTGGAACGCTGGCTGCCAAATTG TGGCCCTCAACTTTCAGACAAGCTGTGAAGAGATGGATCTATACCAAGGCAAATTCTTTGTGAACGGGAAGAGCGGCTACATCCTGAAACCCGTCTACATGAGGAACGGAGTCACAGAGTTTGACCCCATCACTCTGGCCCGAGGAGAGTGGCTCAAGCCCAAGACGCTTCACGTCATG GTGATATCAGCGCAGCAGCTCCCTAAAGTCAACCAGAAGAGATCCTCCATTGTTGACCCGCTGGTTAAGGTGGAGGTGCACGGAGTGCCGGCTGACGTGGCAGTGAAAGAAACCAGCGCTGTTGACAACAACG GTTTCAACCCACAATGGAATGAAAACTTCCAGTTTGGAGTGCGCGTACCAGAGCTTGCCTTAGTGCGCTTCCTCATCCAGGATCACGATTCCACGTCTGGAAATGAATTTGTTGCACAGTACACACTTCCACTCAACAGTTTAAAGATGG GCTACAGACACGTGCCTCTTCTCGATAAAACCGGCCACGTTATCCCTGCGGCTGCACTCTTTGTTCACATCATGGTCGTTGATGCCGAATGA
- the LOC125984820 gene encoding 1-phosphatidylinositol 4,5-bisphosphate phosphodiesterase delta-1 isoform X2, whose product METNGIETSHGMDGATYIQFLRQGGDLLKVRSASWKKNRYFKLQDDCKTIWRESKRIFKRHRSFSIDNISDVRAGRHTEGLKKYTDQQVENCCFSIVFKDHHKNLDLVASSEDEAKQWVSSLQKLISSRNNLNQQQKTEHWIFSCLSKADKNKDNKLSVSEIKSFLRLINIDVDDDYADMIFEKCDKSKSGYLFGEEIKDFYDLLTYREEIDIIYQEYARSAGLMSSENLVEFMLKEQREMTTLDDAHKIIEKFEPDEKAKEKKVLTKDGFLIYLHHPDALILNPEHTEVYQDMSQPLNHYFISSSHNTYLLEDQLKGPSSTEAYVRALLKGCRCVELDCWDGSDDEPVIYHGYTLTSKILFKDAIKAIKEYAFETSKYPVILSLENHCSVEQQKVMARHLSSILGSALVTSPLGDAMPTKFPSPEELKGKFLIKAKRLNKLEATFAPDLADVEESDVTEEEESDDEDEPVEENKRKKLKLAKELSDMVIYCKSVHFNGFEDANLSFYEMSSFKEKKAFRLAEESANAYVNHNVDKLSRTYPAGSRTDSSNYNPVPLWNAGCQIVALNFQTSCEEMDLYQGKFFVNGKSGYILKPVYMRNGVTEFDPITLARGEWLKPKTLHVMVISAQQLPKVNQKRSSIVDPLVKVEVHGVPADVAVKETSAVDNNGFNPQWNENFQFGVRVPELALVRFLIQDHDSTSGNEFVAQYTLPLNSLKMGYRHVPLLDKTGHVIPAAALFVHIMVVDAE is encoded by the exons ATGGAAACAAATGGAATTGAGACCAGTCACG GTATGGATGGAGCCACTTATATCCAGTTCCTCCGGCAGGGCGGAGATCTTCTCAAGGTCCGTTCCGCTTCCTGGAAGAAAAATCGCTACTTTAAACTCCAAGATGACTGTAAGACCATATGGCGGGAATCAAAAAGAATCTTCAAGAGGCACCGGTCAT TTTCCATTGACAACATCTCTGACGTGCGAGCGGGTCGTCACACGGAGGGATTGAAAAAGTACACAGACCAGCAGGTGGAGAATTGCTGCTTCTCCATCGTCTTCAAGGACCACCATAAGAACTTGGACCTCGTGGCCAGCAGTGAGGATGAGGCCAAACAATGGGTTAGCAGCCTTCAGAAACTCATCAGCAGCAGAAACAACCTCAACCAGCAGCAAAAGACAGAACA CTGGATCTTCAGCTGCTTGAGCAAAGCAGACAAGAACAAAGATAACAAGCTGAGTGTGTCAGAGATCAAGAGCTTCCTGCGTCTCATCAACATTGACGTGGATGACGACTATGCAGACATGATCTTTGAG AAATGTGACAAATCCAAGTCCGGATACCTGTTTGGGGAGGAGATCAAAGATTTCTACGACCTGCTGACCTACCGGGAAGAAATCGACATCATCTACCAGGAGTATGCCCGCTCGGCAGGCCTCATGAGTTCGGAGAACCTGGTGGAGTTCATGCTGAAGGAACAGAGAGAGATGACAACATTGGATGACGCACACAAGATTATTGAGAAGTTTGAGCCGGATGAAAAAG CCAAGGAGAAGAAGGTGTTGACCAAAGACGGCTTCCTCATATACCTGCACCATCCTGATGCCTTGATCCTCAATCCAGAGCACACGGAGGTGTACCAGGACATGAGCCAGCCTCTCAACCACTATTTCATCTCCTCGTCACACAATACCTACCTTCTGGAGGATCAACTCAAAGGACCAAGCAGTACCGAGGCCTACGTCAG GGCTCTGCTGAAGGGCTGCCGCTGTGTGGAGCTGGACTGCTGGGACGGATCAGACGACGAGCCGGTCATCTACCACGGCTACACGCTAACCTCAAAGATCCTCTTCAAAGATGCCATTAAAGCCATCAAGGAATACGCCTTTGAG ACATCGAAATACCCGGTGATCCTCTCCCTGGAGAACCACTGCAGTGTGGAGCAGCAGAAAGTCATGGCCCGGCACTTGAGCTCCATCTTGGGCAGCGCGCTGGTCACCTCTCCCCTCGGGGACGCCATGCCCACAAAGTTCCCATCTCCTGAG GAGCTCAAGGGCAAGTTCCTGATCAAAGCGAAAAGGTTAAACAAACTTGAGGCCACGTTTGCTCCAGACCTGGCGGATGTCGAGGAGTCTGACgtcacagaagaagaagaatcagACGATGAGGATGAACCGGTGGAGGAAAAT aaaagaaagaaactgaAGCTAGCAAAAGAGCTGTCCGACATGGTGATCTACTGCAAGAGTGTCCACTTCAATGGTTTTGAAGATGCCAACCTGAGCTTTTACGAGATGTCGTCCTTTAAGGAAAAAAAGGCCTTTCGACTTGCAGAAGAGTCAg CAAATGCCTACGTCAATCATAATGTGGACAAGCTGAGCCGCACCTACCCGGCCGGCTCCAGGACCGACTCCTCCAACTACAACCCGGTGCCTCTGTGGAACGCTGGCTGCCAAATTG TGGCCCTCAACTTTCAGACAAGCTGTGAAGAGATGGATCTATACCAAGGCAAATTCTTTGTGAACGGGAAGAGCGGCTACATCCTGAAACCCGTCTACATGAGGAACGGAGTCACAGAGTTTGACCCCATCACTCTGGCCCGAGGAGAGTGGCTCAAGCCCAAGACGCTTCACGTCATG GTGATATCAGCGCAGCAGCTCCCTAAAGTCAACCAGAAGAGATCCTCCATTGTTGACCCGCTGGTTAAGGTGGAGGTGCACGGAGTGCCGGCTGACGTGGCAGTGAAAGAAACCAGCGCTGTTGACAACAACG GTTTCAACCCACAATGGAATGAAAACTTCCAGTTTGGAGTGCGCGTACCAGAGCTTGCCTTAGTGCGCTTCCTCATCCAGGATCACGATTCCACGTCTGGAAATGAATTTGTTGCACAGTACACACTTCCACTCAACAGTTTAAAGATGG GCTACAGACACGTGCCTCTTCTCGATAAAACCGGCCACGTTATCCCTGCGGCTGCACTCTTTGTTCACATCATGGTCGTTGATGCCGAATGA